One genomic segment of Tachyglossus aculeatus isolate mTacAcu1 chromosome 17, mTacAcu1.pri, whole genome shotgun sequence includes these proteins:
- the FZD9 gene encoding frizzled-9, protein MASLRAALLCQLLAAGGPLEMGPEEAERGRGWARCQPVEIPMCRGIGYNLTRMPNLLGHESQREAAIKLHEFAPLVEYGCHAHLRFFLCSLYAPMCTDQVSASIPACRPMCEQARRACAPIMEGFSFGWPDALDCARLPTHNDPQALCMEAPENATGAEPHRGQGMLPVAPGPRPPAPAPAPAPAPARCENPDKFRYVEKSRSCAPRCGAGVDVYWARRDKDFALVWMALWSALCFCSTAFTVLTFLLDPRRFRYPERPIIFLSMCYNVYSLAFLIRAGAGAQSVACDREAGEPYVIQEGLESTGCTLVFLLLYYFGMASSLWWVVLTLTWFLAAGKKWGHEAIEAHGSYFHLAAWGLPALKTVVVLTLRKVAGDELTGLCYVGGMGDAAALTGFVLVPLACYLVLGTSFLLTGFAALFHIRKVMKTGGTNTEKLEKLMVKIGVFSILYTVPATCVIVCYFYERLNLDRWRQRAAQQPCGPAGPGPGGRRDCGLPGSVPTVAVFMLKIFMSLVVGITSGVWVWSSKTFQTWQGLCHRKLGARARAKACGGPGAACGRGARCYYKAPAVVLRLAKTDPGPQSPTRV, encoded by the coding sequence ATGGCATCGCTGCGGGCCGCGCTGCTGTGCCAGCTGCTGGCGGCGGGGGGGCCGCTGGAGATGGGCCCCGAGGAGGCGGAGCGCGGCCGGGGCTGGGCGCGGTGCCAGCCCGTGGAGATCCCCATGTGCCGGGGCATCGGCTACAACCTGACCCGCATGCCCAACCTGCTGGGCCACGAGAGCCAGCGCGAGGCGGCCATCAAGCTGCACGAGTTCGCGCCGCTGGTGGAGTACGGCTGCCACGCGCACCTGCGCTTCTTCCTCTGCTCGCTCTACGCGCCCATGTGCACCGACCAGGTGTCGGCCAGCATCCCCGCCTGCCGGCCCATGTGCGAGCAGGCCCGCCGGGCCTGCGCCCCCATCATGGAGGGCTTCAGCTTCGGCTGGCCCGACGCGCTCGACTGCGCCCGGCTGCCCACCCACAACGACCCGCAGGCCCTGTGCATGGAGGCCCCCGAGAACGCCACGGGCGCCGAGCCCCACCGCGGCCAGGGCATGCTGCCCGTGgcgcccgggccccggcccccggccccggccccggccccggccccggcgccGGCCCGCTGCGAGAACCCGGACAAGTTCCGCTACGTGGAGAAGAGCCGCTCCTGCGCCCCGCGCTGCGGCGCCGGCGTGGACGTCTACTGGGCCCGCAGGGACAAGGACTTCGCCCTGGTCTGGATGGCCCTGTGGTCGGCCCTCTGCTTCTGCTCCACGGCCTTCACCGTGCTCACCTTCCTCCTGGACCCGCGTCGCTTCCGGTACCCCGAGCGCCCCATCATCTTCCTGTCCATGTGCTACAACGTCTACTCGCTGGCCTTCCTCATCCGGGCGGGCGCCGGCGCCCAGAGCGTGGCCTGCGACCGGGAGGCGGGCGAGCCCTACGTCATCCAGGAGGGCCTGGAGAGCACGGGCTGCACCCTGGTCTTCCTGCTGCTCTACTACTTCGGCATGGCCAGCTCCCTGTGGTGGGTCGTGCTCACCCTCACCTGGTTCCTGGCGGCCGGCAAGAAGTGGGGCCACGAGGCCATCGAGGCCCACGGCAGCTACTTCCACCTGGCCGCCTGGGGCCTGCCGGCCCTCAAGACCGTCGTCGTCCTCACCCTGCGCAAGGTGGCCGGCGACGAGCTGACCGGCCTCTGCTACGTGGGCGGCATGGGCGACGCCGCCGCCCTGACGGGCTTCGTGCTCGTCCCGCTGGCCTGCTACCTGGTGCTGGGCACGTCCTTCCTGCTGACCGGCTTCGCCGCGCTCTTCCACATCCGCAAGGTCATGAAGACGGGCGGCACCAACACGGAGAAGCTGGAGAAGCTCATGGTGAAGATCGGCGTCTTCTCCATCCTCTACACGGTGCCCGCCACCTGCGTCATCGTCTGCTACTTCTACGAGCGCCTCAACCTGGACCGCTGGCGGCAGCGGGCCGCCCAGCAGCCCTgcggccccgccggccccggccccggggggcggcgggACTGCGGCCTGCCGGGCTCCGTGCCCACCGTGGCCGTCTTCATGCTGAAGATCTTCATGTCCCTCGTGGTGGGCATCACCAGCGGCGTCTGGGTCTGGAGCTCCAAGACCTTCCAGACGTGGCAGGGCCTGTGCCACCGGAAGCTGGGGGCCCGGGCGCGGGCCAAGGCCtgcggggggcccggggccgcCTGCGGCCGCGGGGCCCGCTGCTACTACAAGGCCCCGGCCGTGGTGCTGCGCCTGGCCAAGACCGACCCGGGCCCGCAGAGCCCGACCCGCGTCTAG